The genome window CGTATCCGGGCCTGGGTGGCCGATCTTAAAAAACAATTCGCCGATTAGGAACTTTGAATGTCTTCTTCCCGCCGGATGATATAACCTTACTCCGGCGGGACTGCGTGATGCCCGATCTCAAGGCCTTTTTCAGGGCCCTCCGGGGCTCGATTATTCCGGGGGAAAAATTAATTGCATCCCCTCCCCGACAGGGCTATTATTCACTCAAGTATTCGTTTGCTTCTTAAATGAGGTTCCCGGGGGATGATCTGATGGACAAAACGCCGTTTGATTTATTTTTCATGAAATACACGCGGCAATCATCCTGTCCGGGTATCGGAATGCTCGAAGGGAATATATATGGATATCCTGGAATCGCTACTGGAAGGATTTAAGGCGCTGATTCCAGCCGGAATCGCCATTGCCGGATTTGCGCTTTTGCTTTTCGGGTTCCGTTACCTGATGGAAAAACGGTCTTCACGATCCGAGGGTCATATTGTCCGCCGCCAAATGATTACTATTCTGCTGTCATTTGTCGGCCTGTTGGTGATAATCCTGGTCAGTCCTATGAGCGAAAACAAGCAGGGCCAATTATTGGGCCTGATCGGTATCCTTCTTTCAGCGGCCATCGCCCTGTCCTCGACCACATTCGTCGGCAATGCCATGGCCGGTCTGATGTTGCGAGCGGTACACAGTTTCAAGATTGGTGATTTTATTAAAATCGGCGATTATTTCGGACGTGTCTCCGAACGCGGCCTGTTTCATATCGAAATCCAGACCGAAGATCGCGACCTGATTACCCTCCCCAATCTTTATCTTGTTACCAACCCGGTCCGCGTTGTTCGATCATCGGGGACAATTGTCTGGTCCGAGGTTTCGCTGGGATACGATATTCCGCGTAAAAAAATCGAAAAATTACTCCTTGAGGCGGCTAGAGCCGCAGGATTGAAAGAACCCTTCGTATATGTTATGAATCTGGGAGATTTTTCGGTCGTTTACCGTGTTTCCGGGATGCTTGAAGAAGTCAAGCAACTTCTTTCAACCCGGTCGAGCCTGCGTGAGATGATGCTTGATAGTCTCCATCAGGGCGGAATCGAAATCGTTTCGCCGACCTTCATGAATACCCGGCCGCTGACTCCTGATAACGTTTTCATCCCCATAAGAACTCGCGAGGATCGTGATTATGATGATAATGAGCAGGAGGGAGTACTGCCCGAAAATTTAGTATTTGACAAGGCCGAACAGGCCGAGTCGATTGAGAAACTCAGGGAACGCCTTGACTCTCTTGGACATGATATTGAGCAATTGAAAGCGGATATTTCGCCGGCCGCCGATGATACTCAGAAAGAAAAACTGAAGGAGAAAATCGAATTCCTTAAAACCCGCCGTGAACGTCTGGCCGAATATATCAAGCGGCGCGAGCAGGAGAAGAAATAATCGCTATAACCTGCCGGGTAATGTTTCATCATTGCGGATACCATCAGAAGGGAGGTTAGGATGGTTCACCTGTACAAACGAATTTCCAGAAAAAAAGGTCTTAGACCCGGATCGGTGGTATTCGTCGGCGACCAAAAAGTTGCGAAGACGAAAATTACTATTATTGATTATAATGAGATCGAAATAAAGGAAATGACGGTTGAAAAGATCGAGGATTGCTTCCCCTTCAGGGACAGCCCGACCGTAACCTGGATCAACATCGACGGCCTCCATGATACCTCGGTTATTGAGAAACTCGGGACTCGTTACGGATTACACCCCCTGGTTATGGAGGATATCGCCAACACCGGCCAGCGCCCGAAACTCGAGGAGGGTGACGGTTATGTTTTCATCGTTTTGAAAATGCTCCGTATCGAACCGGAAACCTATATACTAAAATCGGAACAGGTCAGCCTGGTGTTAGGCGAGAATTTCGTGATCTCGTTTCAGGAAATGACCGGTGATGTATTTGATTCGGTCCGGGATCGAATCAGGAAAACTTCGCCGCGGGTCAGGTTCATGAACCCCGACTATCTGGCTCATGCCCTGATGGATGCCATTGTCGATAACTACTTCCTGGTGCTGGAAGTGATGGGGGAAAGTATCGAATCGCTTGAAGAGGAACTGGTCACCCGTCCGAAACCGGCCAACCTGGAATTGATCCATGAATTGAAACGCGAATTGATCTATATGAGAAAAGCCATCTGGCCGTTGCGCGAAGTCGTCGGCGGCCTGGAACGGCTGGAGTCGACCATAATCCATAAACAGACCAGAGCCTATCTCCGGGATTTGTACGAACATGTTATTCAGGTGATCGATACGGTGGAAACCTTTCGCGATATGGTTTCCGGTCTTCTTGACATTTACCTCTCCAGCGTCAGCAACAAGATGAACGAGGTCATGAAAGTGCTGACCATAATCGCCACCGTTTTCATTCCTCTTGGTTTTCTGGCCGGAGTATACGGCATGAATTTTGACACTTCCGCCAGCGGTCTTAATATGCCGGAACTGGGCTTACCCTATGGTTATCTATTATTCTGGGGTTTGGCGGTTCTGATTGGCGGGGGAATGTTTCTTTTCTTCAGAAAAAAAGGGTGGTTTTAGAAAAAACCAGCGCCATCCCAAAAAATTCCCCCTGTAATGCAATGGGGAGTATAAGATTATAAACACAGGAGAAGGGTATGGATTTACATGATTTAATCGGAATTATCATGGATTGGCTGATCACCACCGGTTTTAAATTGCTTCTGATTATTATCCTGATCTTTTTATCTCTGAAAATCGCACGGATTTTAATCAACCGCGTTTTTGCTTCCTTAACCAAGGATGGTCTCGCAGGCGAATCAAAAAAACGGGCCGATACCCTCAGCTCTCTGATTCGCAATATCGTCAGCGTTATTATCATATCAATCGGGCTTGTCATGGTTCTCGGTCAACTCGGTATTCAGATCGGCCCCATTCTGGCCGCGGCTGGAATTGCCGGTGTAGCTATCGGTTTTGGTGCCCAGCATTTGGTCCAGGATATAATCAGCGGTTTTTTTATTCTGCTCGAAGATGAAATCCGTGTCGGCGATGTTATTGAAATAGCCGGCAAGGGCGGTCTGGTGGAAAATGTCAGCCTGCGGATGACGACTCTGAGAGACCTGGCGGGCAATGTGCATTATATTCGCAATGGCCAGATTGATATAGTGACCAATATGACCAAAGAATTTTCATATTATGTTTTTGATATTGGAGTGGCCTACCGGGAAAATGTCGATGAGGTAATGGAAATAATCAGGGAAATCGACGAAGATATACGCCTCGATCCTCAATTCAAAGATGACATTCTGGAGCCGATGGAAATCATGGGACTGGACAAATTCGCCGATTCGGCCGTTATAATCAAAGCCCGGATCAAAACCAAACCGATCAAACAATGGCGAGTAGCCCGGGAATTCAATCGTCGTTTGAAAAAAACCTTCGATGAGCACCATATCGAAATCCCCTTCCCTCACCTGACTATATATGCAGGCGAGAATAAGGAAGGACAGGCGGCTTCATTTAAATTATCTCTGAATGGCAAAAATGCCGCCATTGGCGGATAAACCATCGGAGATAAAAAAACCGCCGGGATTATTCCCGGCGGCCTCATATTTAATAAAAGCGATTACAGCTCGAGAGCGGTCTGCAGATCGCGCTGGTGCTCTTCTTCCATAATCAGGATATCTTCCAGAGCCCGGCGCAGACCGTACAGTTTCAATTCCTCGGCCTGGGCAATACGCTCGGTATAACGGCGGACGGCATCGGTTTCCCCGGCCAGGTCCTGTTCCAGCATGGTCTTGCTGTTTTCGGAAGTGCTCGTTTTTTCCACCTTGGTGGTCGGGACACCGCCGAGATAATCGATTTGCCCCGCCAGCGTGACGGCGTGTTGCATCTCTTCCTGGGAATGAATAATCAATTCCTTGATAACTCCCTCGTAATGCGGGCCGGTCATCACCGCCGCATGTTGCACATACTGGATGGCGGCGGCGAATTCCCATTCCAGATCCTTATTAAGATTTTCCAGCAATTTTTTCTTCGTGATAGGCATAAATTCCTCCATGTTTTCTAATAGAATGATGGCATCATATAAAGAAAACCGGGATAAGTCAAACATAATCTGGACGATTCAGGCAGTAACCACACCGTCCGGGTTTATGTTTCATATACCCGATTAAAAAGGCAGAAAATTATTTTTCGAGTTGAAGATCCCGGCATCAGACAAACATGTCCTCAGCCTCACGAACCTTGTGCTCGGCTTCCAGCCAGTCGCCGAGATCGTTGCCGTTGGTATAGCCGCGGCGTTCATAGAGAGAATAGGCGACTTTTTCCACCAGCTGACGTCCCTGATTAGTGCTGACTCCGCCGTTTAAATCGATGGTAGCCTCGGTTCCATCCTTTGTTTTGACCTTAAGCCGGGCGTCAAAGCCGTGATCATCCGTCTCAACCATGATCTTGGCCGGTTCCCTGAAAGCAATGATCGGCTGGGTGACCATTTCGGGATCGGCCCATCCGGCATAAATCTTAATGCCGTCGATCAATCGGCCTTTCTTTTCCAATGAGAGACCCATCAGAGAAAAACTGCCCGAAAGTTCCGTCTGGATGTTTTTCTTATCTTTGACATTGACGTTGAAAACCCGGTGCCGATTATCGGAACTGAATTTTCTAATAAACTTCGACCAGGTGTTTCTCTTGACTTCCTTGATCATAACAACCTCCTGTATACTGAATGCATATTTTCAAATATTGTCATTACGGTGTCAGATTATACGCCGGAAACTATCTGCTGGCTACAAAAAAACTGCGCCATTTTCTAATCTTATTACGCTGGGATTTGATTTTTATTATAATCCTTCTTAATAAAAATCCAGATTCTATTAAAGTCTTCGGCAAATTCGCTGTGAAAATAAGCTAATTGGTCTATTTATCGGAGGTTAATACAATCAGTGGCGCCTCGGTCGGGCAACCCAGGCGGAAAGGAAACCAGTGGCCGATTCCGGATGTCAAATACATTTGCCCGCCTTCTCTGGTATATTTACCCCACAAATAGCGCTCCGGCATAAAGGATGTCCAGAAACTTTGACCGGCATATCCAACCTGCCCGCCATGGGTATGACCCGACAGGGTCAGATCAATTTTCAAATCGGCGGCCGGATCGAAACCTTCCGGACGATGGGACATGAGAATTTTGAAGGAATCGGATGGGGCTCCGCTGACAGCCTCTTCAATGGTTTGATATAAAAAATCCCGATTATCTTTTCCCATATATCGCGGATCATCGGCTCCGGAAATATAAGCCGTTGCCCCATCAATATTTATACCAACTCCGGAGCTCCTTAAAAGGGGTATCGGGCTATGGTCAAAAATTTCGATAACATCGCGAATACCTCGATAATATTCATGATTGCCCAGCGAAGCATATTTCCCGAAACGAGTTTTTAATCCATCCACCAGTTTGAGGACATCAGATAGGATGGTCAAATCATCGGCAATATCTCCGGTATATAATAGTAAATCAGGGGAATACTTTTCGGCCTTAACCAGTATTTCCTCCAGATCATCAAGGTTTTTATAAATTCCCAGATGGGAGTCCGACAGATGAAGAATTTTGAAGCCCTCCATTTGAGGCGGAAGATTTTTAAACTTCATGGCTATTCGGGGAATCTCGGTTTTGCCGTAGGCATGAATTACCCCGGAACCCCCGGCGCTCATACCGGCCAGCGGCAGAGCCGCGGCCAGTCCCTTTAAAACCCGACGCCGGTTGGAATCGACCAATTTTGTCGCTGTTTTTTTCCGCGATCGGCCTTCCATTCGCAATAGCAGGCTGTTAATTATGCCCGACAGAGGCAGGGTAACAGCCAGACCCATAAGGAAAACCAGCATGGTTATCGCCAAGGTGGAACCTATTCCAGTCCATAAAAGCAGATCAGTGAGTCTGCCGCCCGACCAGATGGCGACTCCGATGATACCCCAAAAGGGCATTATGATTATGGCCCTGCGGATTAATCTGTTATTCCACCAGGATTTATTTAAGTATTTCAATATTATCAGATCAACAATGGCAAAAAAGGCCAGAACCGATATACTGAACAAAGATAACCAGAAAAGTCGCATCAGTCTCCCGAAATTCAATTATCGAATCGGATACAATTATTAATTATAATCGATTAATGAGGCTCCGAGTTCAGCAAAAGCAAAAAAAGACTTGATTTTAAGGTTAATCTAAACTTAAATTATAAAAAATAAAATATAGATCCGTTGGGGGTGGCCCAAAAGGCCTGAGATTATACCCCCCGAACCTGACCCGGATAATACCGGCGTAGGGAAACGGGAAATCATGACAGATTCCTCATGTCCACTATACCGGTCTATTGCCGGGAGGTGGTTTTTTATTTGGCCCAATGAAAGTAAGGAGTCCGTCATGAGACCTGTCAGCCTTCTCATAACAGCATTTATGTTATTGTTATTTAATAACATAAATGCAATTACAATCGGCGGCCGAGTTCTTGACCGCGATCGCAATCCGATTGAAGGAGTCACTGTTCAAACCGAGCAGACCGCTTTCATTACCCAAACGGATAAAAGCGGCCATTTTGAAATCAACACCGGTGACAAAACTACCGCCAGTCTCACTTTCAGCCATATCGGTTATCAACCGAGTATGATCAGCCTGAAAAAAGCCAAAGATTTGACTGATCTCGAAATCATACTCGATTATGCCATTTATCCCGGACAGAAAATCCGGGTGACAGCCATGCGGGCGATCACCGGTTTGACCCCGGTTGCCTTTGCCGATTTCACCCCGGATGAAATCAAACGGGATTACACGGTCGAAGATTTCCCGGTCCTTCTGGAAAGTACCCCGAACATGTATGCTATATCATACACCGGCGGGGCGGTCGGAGCCAGCGATTATAAAATCCGCGGGTTCGACTACAAACGAGTCGGGGTGTATGTCAACGGGATTCCGCTCAACGATCCCGAGGATCGCTTCACCTATTTTTACGATCTGCCTGATTTTGCCTCGAATGTCGCCGATATTCAGGTACAACGCGGGGTGGGTAACTCGCTTTACGGCGATGCCACTTTCGGGGGATCAATCAATATCGCGTCGGCCGGACTCGATCAGACCCGGCGGATTGGGGTCAGTACCGGCTACGGACGATATACCGCCGACGATGAACTGACCGCAGCCATGCGGCGTCAAACGGTCGAATATTCTTCGGGACTGATCGACGGTCACTGGTCGCTGGCGGGACGGTACTCCAAACTCTACAGCGGCGGTTACCGTGATCATGGCTGGTATGACGGCTGGTCGTACTACCTGTCGCTGTCCCGTCTCGATAACAATATGACTACCACCGTTAACCTGTATGGTGGACCGATGCAGGCGGCTCTGGCTTTCGATGGTATCGACCGGGCTACCGAAATGGCCGACCGCCGCACCAACTGGACCTGGTACGAAAACGAAAAGGATGATTTTAATCAACCTCATTACGAACTTCATAACACCTACAGGATCAACGATAAAATCTCGGTCAAGAACACCCTCTATTATATCCGGGGTAAAGGTTTTTATGAGCAGTACAAGGATGATCGTGATATCTATGAGTACAATATCCCGCCGGAGGCTTTAATCGACCCAGGTCTTACCGAAGTCGACCTGGTGCGCCAGAAATGGGTGGCCAAAAACCAGTACGGCTGGAACCCGAGGCTGGATATCGACCATTCCCGCGGTACCGCCTCGCTGGGCGGATCGTTTTATTATTTCGATGCGGAACACTGGGGCCAGGTTATCTGGGCGGAAAATTTGAACAACCGGCTCGATCCGCGTCATCGCTACTATGAATATTTCGGGACCAAATACTCGGCCTCGATCTATGCCCTCGATTATTATTCCCTGACCGATAAAATCCGCCTCATGGGTAACCTTCAACTGCGCTATCTGAAATACGATTTCGACCAAACCCGGCTGGGTGCTCTACCGGGTTACCGGTATGATATCGACTGGGTATTTCTTTCGCCACGCGCCGGAATCACCTACCTGCCGAATGACCGGACCGATATCTATTTCAGTTTCGCGGCCGCCTCCCGTGAGCCGGCCGATGTTACCATCTACGATGCCGAGGAAGTCGGTGCCTTTCCGTCACTGGCCGTGGATAATATCGTCGAAACCGCCTCAGGAGATACGGTGTACTACTTCGGCGATCCCCTGATCGATCCCGAACGAGTCTATAATTTCGAGCTGGGCGGTAATGTCAGGGGTGATTCCTACCGGATCGGAGTCAACCTGTTCTGGATGGAGTTCTATAACGAAATCGTTCCGGGTAACGGTATCGATGATGACGGCCGGCCGCGGATCACCAATGCCGACCGGTCAGTTCATTCCGGAATCGAATTTGATGGCGCTCTGCGTCCCCATCGGTATCTCGAGCTTTCCGCCAACGCCGCCTACAATTACAACCGGCTGAAAGACTTCGTGATAGAAAATGATAATGACTGGGACGGGCAGGTCGATGAAATCGTTGATTACTCCGGTAATCCCACCGCCGGTTTTCCAGAATATCTGGCCAACCTGACAGCCGATTTTGACTGTAATCCGGTTCGTCTCACCTATCACCTGCGATCAGTCGGCAAACAATATATCGAAAACGGCAATAACGACAGCCTGTCGATCGGGGATTACATGGTTTCATCGCTATCCGGTTCGTTCTCAATCGGGAGATTTTCCGGCCTGGGAAGGTTGACCATTACCGGGACCGTCAATAACCTCTTTAACGCCAAATACGAGCAAGGGGGATATTCATATCTGTACGATGGCGTCATGGCCGGAGAATATTACCCCGCCGCCGAACGGAATTTTTACTTCGAGCTGAAATGGGAGTTGGAATAGAGTAACCCTTGACCGTTATAGATTACATAATTATCCTGGCCTATCTGGGCGCCCTGGTGTTTCTGGGGATTGTCCGCCGGTCGGATAAAAACGAGACTGCGGCCGATTTTATTCTGGGCGGACGCATGTTGACTCTGCCGGCTTTTATCGCCACCCTGGTTTCAACCTGGTATGGCGGTATTCTCGGGATCGGGGAGTACAGCTACAATTATGGTCTTTCCACCTGGCTGGTGTTCGGAGTGCCGTACTATCTGGCCGCCATCCTGTTTGCCCTTTTTATAGCCAAAAAGGCACGCCGTTCCGATATCCTGACTATTCCCGACCGGCTCGATAATGTCTATGGCCGGCCGACAGCCGTGGCCGGGTCGATCATCCTCTTTCTGATGACCCTCCCGGGAGCCTATATTCTGATGCTGGCGGTACTGCTTAAAGTGCTGTGGGGTTGGCCGCTCTGGCAGGGGGCGATTGCCGGAACCATTTTTTCTCTATTTTATGTTCATCTCGGGGGATTCCGATCGGTGGTCCGGACCGACCTGCTTCAGTTTTTACTTATGTTTCTCGGTTTTTTCATATTACTGGCGGTTCTAGTCGGGCGTTACGGCGGCCTGGGATTTGTACAAAATTCCGTCCCGACTGAAAACCTCACCTGGCACGGCGGTAACAGCCCCATGTATATCGCCGTATGGTATGTCATTGCCCTGGCCACCCTGATCGAACCGTCGTTTTATCAACGATGTTACGCCGCCAGATCCGAAGCCGTCGCCAAAAAAGGGATTTTAATATCAGTAATTTTCTGGATTGTCTTCGATTTTATGACTACCTCCTGCGGCCTCTATGCCCGCGCCCTGCTTCCCGATCTGGCCGATCCGGCCGCCTCCTATCCGGCCCTGGCCGTCAAAGTTCTTCCGGCCGGTCTTCTGGGTATTTTCGCTCTGGCCCTGCTGGCAACAATTATGTCGACAGTCGACTCCTATTCTTTCCTGGCCGCCTCGACTTTCAGCCGTGATATTGTCTGGCGGATTTTCCGGGTTCCCGATGAAAAAATGAAATACTATACACGAATCGGGCTGGCTCTTTCAGCCGTTCTGGCGGTCACGGCCGCCCTCTTTTTCCGATCAATTGTCGATATCTGGCATCATTTTGGGTCGGTCGGGACTCCGGCTCTTCTGGTTCCGCTCTTTTTTGCTTTCAACGGACGCCGCCGGATGCCGCCCAAAACGGCCTTCATTTCGGTGATTGTCTCGGGCGGATTGTCACTGGCCTGGCTTATTTCGGGATTTTGGGGAGCCGAGGGCGAATACTGGCTGGGGATTCAGCCGATCTTTCCCGGCCTGGCCGTTTCCATTCTCTTTTATCTTTTAGGAAGCAAAAGGGTTGAAAATGTTACCTGACATGATTATTTTAGTCCTCAAATGATTTCCCTGAGTAACGTGTTTGCTGATGATATACCATATTTAAATCTGGCAGGAGTATGATAAATCTTGAGAGGATCCAGGGCTTTCTGAAATCGGAAAAAATCGATGCCTGGTTGATGGCCGATTTCCACGCCCGTAATAATATCGCTGTCGATCTGCTCGATCTGACCGCCCATATCACCCGGCGTTCCTTTTATCTGATCCCGGCCGACGGTCAACCGGTGGCGTTGGTACACAATATCGAAAAAGACCGTTTTGTTCATCTCCCGGGCCGGAAACTAACCTTTTCTTCCTATAAAAGCCTTGAGACACATCTGGCCGCCATGCTTTCCGGTTATACCCGGGTGGCTATGGAGTATTCACCCAAAGGCCGCCTGCCGTATATCGGGCTGGTTGATGCCGGGACAATCGAACTGGTCAAATCAATCGGTGTTGAAATTGTTTCCTCGGCCGATATTGTCTCCTTCTTCCAGGCCCGGATGACATCCGACCAGATCAAGATGCATAAAAAAGCCGCCGTCCTTATCAACCGGATCAAAGATGATATCTTTGATTTCATCTCCGACTCGCTACGCAAGAAGCAGCATCTCAACGAGCGGATGGTGGTTTTGAGAATTTTGCGTAAGTTCGAAGAAAACGGCATGATTACCGATTTTCCCCCCTGTTGTGCTATCGATGCCGATATCTGTAATCCACATTATGAGCCGAGTGAATCGAAATCATCACCGATTATCGAAGGCTCGCTGGTATTGATCGATCTCTGGGCCAAACTTAAGATTCCAAACTCAATCTTTGCCGATATCACCTGGATGGCCTATGCCGGGGAAAGCGTTCCCGATGAATACCGGCGGCTTTTTGAAGTGGTAACTTTCGCCCGCGATAAAGCTGTCAATTTTCTCCGGCAGAAATTTGTCGAGGGACCGGTGTATGGCTACGAGGTCGATAATGCCTGCCGCTCGGTTATTGAAGAAGCCGGATATGGCGATTATTTCTTCCATCGCACCGGCCATTCGATTCTCGAGAATGTCCATGGTCCGGGGCCGAATATCGACAACCTGGAAACCGAGGATCGACGAAAACTCCTGGCCGGGCACCTTTTCTCGATTGAACCGGGTATCTATCTGGATAATTTCGGCTTTCGTTCCGAGATTGACTGCCTGCTGACCGAGGATGGACCCGAGGTTACAACCCTGCCGATGCAGACCGAAATCCTGCCTCTTATGCGGAGTTGATCGACCCCGATGGCGGTGTGATGGAATTAAATATTGATAATAGTTGCCGGTTTTACTAAACTGCCTTTGACCTCCGGTCATAAACCGGATTCGAACCCGGTCGCCGAGATTTTTTATATGTATTTTACACCGCGCATGGTCCAGATTGTGGCCGATCAATATGGCTATCCGCCGGTGATTAAGATGGATGCTCCGGTGGACGAACAGGAATACAATTTTATCCGATCCACCCAGACCTTTGGCCGCTGTCACGATATCACCGTTTATGCCTTCAAGAATAATAAGATTGTTGTCAATGCCAAGCATCATTATCCGGACGGTCTCTACCGGGCGCCATCGGGTGGATTGAAGCCGGGCGAAGATTTTCACGAGGGTGTACATCGCGAGATGTACGAGGAAACCGGGACAAAAATTGAACTGGTCAAATATATCCTGCAGGTCAATGTATATTTCTCATGCGGGCGGAAACTCCTTCCCTGGCGGACCCATGTTTTCACAGCCAGATATATATCGGGCCGGATTCGGCCGATCGACATCCGGGAAATCCGAGAAGTGAAACTGGCCGATCTCTCGGAATTCGAGCAATACAAAAAGATTATCTCCGGCATGGAATCAGGTGGGCTGTCCTACCGGGCCCGGTTGCATGATGAAGTGCTGAGATTTTTATAGCGGAGACAGCGATGGAAAGACATGTTATCGACCGGCAATATGTTGAACTCCAGTCATTTGGTTACCAGGGGCGGCTGCTCGATATCGGGGGCGGCGGTGAGGGAATCATCGGGCAACTGCTGGGGAATGATATTTTCGCTATTGAT of Candidatus Zixiibacteriota bacterium contains these proteins:
- a CDS encoding NUDIX hydrolase; the encoded protein is MIIVAGFTKLPLTSGHKPDSNPVAEIFYMYFTPRMVQIVADQYGYPPVIKMDAPVDEQEYNFIRSTQTFGRCHDITVYAFKNNKIVVNAKHHYPDGLYRAPSGGLKPGEDFHEGVHREMYEETGTKIELVKYILQVNVYFSCGRKLLPWRTHVFTARYISGRIRPIDIREIREVKLADLSEFEQYKKIISGMESGGLSYRARLHDEVLRFL
- a CDS encoding M24 family metallopeptidase translates to MINLERIQGFLKSEKIDAWLMADFHARNNIAVDLLDLTAHITRRSFYLIPADGQPVALVHNIEKDRFVHLPGRKLTFSSYKSLETHLAAMLSGYTRVAMEYSPKGRLPYIGLVDAGTIELVKSIGVEIVSSADIVSFFQARMTSDQIKMHKKAAVLINRIKDDIFDFISDSLRKKQHLNERMVVLRILRKFEENGMITDFPPCCAIDADICNPHYEPSESKSSPIIEGSLVLIDLWAKLKIPNSIFADITWMAYAGESVPDEYRRLFEVVTFARDKAVNFLRQKFVEGPVYGYEVDNACRSVIEEAGYGDYFFHRTGHSILENVHGPGPNIDNLETEDRRKLLAGHLFSIEPGIYLDNFGFRSEIDCLLTEDGPEVTTLPMQTEILPLMRS